The Chryseobacterium sp. G0186 genome includes the window CTTGACCATAAGGAAAATGTGATAGCTCCGGTTGACGGAAAGGTGGTAATGATCAAGGAAGTAGAGGAAAATGAATTCGTAAAAGGAAAAGCGATTCAGGTTTCTGTCTTCATGTCCCCACTGAACGTACATATTTGTAGATATCCGGTTACCGGAAAAGTGGTTTACAAAAAATACCATCCGGGTAAATACCTGGTAGCATGGCATGAAAAGTCTTCTACAGAAAACGAAAGAACAACAGTGGCTGTGGAAACCCTTACCCATCATAAAGTGGTTTTCAGGCAGATTGCCGGATATGTGGCCAGAAGAATCGTATTCTACTGTAATGAGGGAGATCAGGCAAAAGCCGGACATGAGTTCGGATTTATTAAATTCGGGTCGAGAATGGACGTATTCCTGCCTTTAGATGCGGAAATTATCTGCAAGATCGGAGACATTACAAAAGGTGGTGTAGATGTGATTGCTAAACTGAAAAATTAAATTTTGTTTTTATATAAACGTAAAAAAGAGAGCCTTTATGGTTCTCTTTTTTATTTGCTGTAAATAATGCGTAGAACGCTGTTTGAGTTTAACTACGCATGAGTGTTATTGAGTACTTCCGAATGAATTATTTTTTATTCAGATCAATAATTTTGCAGCTACAAAAACACAGCTTATTCGCGCTTTTATGTTATATGATGAATAACTGAATATGTTTTATGGTTTTATTGTTGCTTTTTATCATCGATCATATTTTGTTTAATAATATAATCTGAATTTTAGTAAATTGTAACAGAAAAAACACGAATCATATCCTTTTATTGCTGAAAATTACAGACATATATTTTGTTTTGTGAATTTTTATTTTACTTAAAAGCTATTAATATTGAAAGATCTATGCTTTCAGTGGTACAAATACCAACCTGAGCTTGTGAAAATATAAAAAAACAACAAAATGATTTATAAGTTTTTCTTTAAGATGATTAATGATGAAACGGAGAAAATGGATGATGATTTTGAAAGCAATTATCTGAATCTTATCAACCGCTATCTGCTGTTGTTGTTTTTAATTTTTCTTTTTTATTCTATATTTATTATTATTTTTTTCGGAGATATGTTGACTTCA containing:
- a CDS encoding phosphatidylserine decarboxylase family protein; translation: MKLHRESKGTITVATLFFIILGALAIYFLKIWSLLIIVPLLVIYCLVFWFFRVPNRSILDHKENVIAPVDGKVVMIKEVEENEFVKGKAIQVSVFMSPLNVHICRYPVTGKVVYKKYHPGKYLVAWHEKSSTENERTTVAVETLTHHKVVFRQIAGYVARRIVFYCNEGDQAKAGHEFGFIKFGSRMDVFLPLDAEIICKIGDITKGGVDVIAKLKN